The proteins below come from a single Fusarium verticillioides 7600 chromosome 3, whole genome shotgun sequence genomic window:
- a CDS encoding splicing factor U2AF 23 kDa subunit, which yields MANFLASIFGTELDKVNCSFYFKIGACRHGDRCSRKHVKPSYSQTILMPNLYQNPAYDPKNRMNPSQLQNHFDAFYEDIWCELCKYGELEELVVCDNNNDHLIGNVYARFKYEESAQKACDELNSRWYAARPIYCELSPVTDFREACCRLNSGEGCVRGGFCNFIHRKNPSEELDRDLTLSTKKWLKERGRDEKSASRSPTPEPARRRY from the exons ATGGCCAATTTTCTTGCCTCAATCTTCGGTACAGAACTTGACAAGGTTAACTGCTCTTTCTACTTC AAAATCGGTGCTTGCCGCCATGGCGATCGCTGCTCGCGAAAACATGTCAAGCCTTCCTACAGCCAGACGATCCTGATGCCCAACCTCTACCAGAACCCGGCTTACGATCCTAAAAATCGAATGAATCCGTCTCAACTGCAGAACCACTTCGACGCCTTCTACGAGGATATCTGGTGTGAGCTTTGCAAATACGGCGAattggaggagcttgttgtttgtgacaacaacaatgatc ACTTGATTGGCAACGTCTACGCTCGCTTCAAGTACGAAGAGTCAGCCCAGAAGGCTTGCGATGAGCTCAACAGTCGATGGTATGCCGCGCGCCCGATATACTGTGAATTAAGCCCCGTCACCGACTTCCGCGAGGCTTGTTGCCGACTTAACTCTGGAGAAGGTTGCGTTCGAGGAGGCTTCTGCAACTTCATTCACAGAAAGAACCCTAGCGAAGAACTCGATCGCGATCTGACTTTGAGCACAAAGAAGTGGCTAAAGGAGCGTGGCCGCGATGAGAAGAGCGCGTCTCGCTCACCTACGCCTGAACCCGCAAGACGTCGCTACTAG
- a CDS encoding peroxin-4 has protein sequence MPPSSSNSAAASRSASRRLIKELDTWSTEQKEEKGIERLGPVNEGDLMEWESVINGRDIGHGYDEGRWLINISIPSTYPLAPPKMTFVTPIVHPNIALQTGEICLDLLKDAWTPAYSVLECVRAVRMLLGCPETDSPLNVDVAALLRSGDVLGTRKLVEFWCRDSDGRYEGP, from the exons ATGCCACCTTCGTCATCAAACTCAGCCGCTGCGTCGCGAAGCGCAAGTCGACGACTGATAAAGGAGCTGGATACATGGAGCACAGAgcaaaaggaagagaagggtATCGAACGTCTTGGGCCAGTCAACGAGGGTGACTTGATGGAGTGGGAGTCCGTCATCAATGGACGAGATATAGGCCACGGCTACGATG AGGGGCGCTGGCTCATCAATATTTCTATCCCATCGACTTACCCCCTCgcaccaccaaagatgacGTTCGTCACTCCCATTGTTCACCCGAATATTGCCCTTCAAACTGGCGAGATCTGCCTCGACCTGCTCAAGGACGCATGGACACCTGCGTATAGTGTCTTGGAGTGTGTTCGAGCCGTGCGCATGTTGCTGGGCTGCCCTGAGACTGATAGCCCACTCAACGTGGATGTTGCGGCCCTGTTACGTTCCGGTGATGTGCTTGGTACGAGGAAGCTAGTCGAGTTTTGGTGTCGGGATTCTGATGGGCGATATGAGGGGCCTTGA
- a CDS encoding mannan polymerase complexes MNN9 subunit, whose amino-acid sequence MARPMGAVRLKKTNPLTLALGAILCIFIIVFLVSPSGKSATARRFESITAEHHLSPPTSPYRKSKSRSGVPLKPPPVVHYNLNNVTITTSPIANRENVLILTPMSRFYPGYWDNLLRLTYPHELITLGFILPKTKEGNQATTELQEHIHKTQKHGREGDRFKSIIILRQDFDPAIVSQDEAERHKLKNQKARREVMSKARNSLLFTTLGPDTSWVLWLDADIIETPTTLIQDLASFDKPLIVPNCFQRYYDEEHKQMAERPYDFNSWQDSETALALAAKMGPDEILLEGYAEMPTYRMLMAYLAVEGGDRNLVIPLDGVGGTALLVKADVHRDGAMFPPFPFYHLIETEGFAKMAKRLGWQPYGLPNYKVYHYNE is encoded by the exons ATGGCCCGACCCATGGGGGCGGTTCGTCTCAAGAAGACGAATCCCTTGACCCTCGCGCTTGGAGCGATCCTgtgcatcttcatcatcgtcttcctcgtctccCCGTCGGGCAAATCCGCAACCGCTCGCCGATTCGAGTCCATAACTGcagaacatcatctctcGCCGCCGACTTCACCGTACCGAAAGTCAAAATCCCGATCTGGCGTACCGCTCAAGCCACCACCGGTTGTGCACTACAACCTTAACAATGTCACCATTACGACTTCGCCCATCGCGAACCGAGAAAATGTCCTCATCTTGACCCCCATGTCTCGATTCTATCCCGGCTACTGGGACAATCTTTTGCGCCTGACCTATCCTCATGAACTTATCACGTTGGGGTTCATCCTacccaagaccaaggagggCAACCAAGCCACCACCGAACTCCAAGAACACATCCACAAGACACAGAAGCATGGCCGTGAGGGTGACAGAttcaagagcatcatcatTCTTCGTCAAGATTTTGATCCTGCCATCGTGTCGCAGGATGAAGCCGAGCGCCACAAGCTTAAAAACCAGAAGGCCCGTCGCGAGGTTATGTCCAAGGCCCGGAATTCACTACTGTTCACGACTCTCGGACCCGATACCTCCTGGGTCCTGTGGCTAGATGCCGACATCATTGAGACTCCTACAACCCTGATCCAGGATCTCGCCTCGTTTGATAAGCCGCTCATTGTCCCAAACTGCTTCCAGCGATATTACGACGAGGAACATAAGCAAATGGCCGAGCGGCCATACGATTTTAACAGCTGGCAAGACAGTGAAACAGCACTGGCACTCGCTGCCAAGATGGGACCCGACGAAATTCTTCTCGAGGGCTACGCTGAAATGCCAACATACCGAATGCTTATGGCATACCTGGCTGTCGAGGGCGGTGACCGTAATCTGGTCATCCCACttgatggagttggaggTACTGCCCTTCTAGTCAAGGCAGATGTGCATCGCGATGGTGCCATGTTCCCTCCCTTCCCCTTCTACCATCTTATTGAGACTGAGGGATTCGCCAAAATGGCTAAGCGATTAGGCTGGCAACCATACGGCCTGCCCAATTACAAG GTCTATCACTATAACGAATAA